One genomic window of Motacilla alba alba isolate MOTALB_02 chromosome 3, Motacilla_alba_V1.0_pri, whole genome shotgun sequence includes the following:
- the BATF3 gene encoding basic leucine zipper transcriptional factor ATF-like 3 isoform X1, producing the protein MPCPPTHDPGLSWLSPMWSCCRFREPMSQERGGQERPESREEDDRKVRRREKNRVAAQRSRKKQTQKADKLHEEYESLEQENTSLKREIGKLTDEMKHLSEVLKDHEKICPLLHCTMNFVTIPRPDALASCLPR; encoded by the exons ATGCCGTGTCCTCCCACCCACGATCCCGGGCTGAGCTGGCTGTCCCCcatgtggagctgctgccgcTTCAGAGAGCCGATGTCGCAGGAGCGCGGCGGGCAGGAGCGGCCGGAG AGTCGTGAAGAAGATGACAGAAAAgtaaggaggagagaaaaaaatcgAGTTGCTGCACAGAGGAGCCGGAAGaagcaaacacagaaagctGATAAACTTCACGAG GAATATGAATCTCTTGAGCAAGAAAATACCTCCCTGAAAAGAGAAATCGGAAAGCTAACAGATGAAATGAAACACTTGAGTGAAGTGTTGAAGGATCATGAAAAGATCTGTCCACTATTGCACTGCACCATGAACTTTGTGACCATACCAAGGCCTGATGCACTTGCCAGCTGCCTACCAAGATGA
- the BATF3 gene encoding basic leucine zipper transcriptional factor ATF-like 3 isoform X2, with product MSCAVPAAAAGASALSRGAAAEGGQQSREEDDRKVRRREKNRVAAQRSRKKQTQKADKLHEEYESLEQENTSLKREIGKLTDEMKHLSEVLKDHEKICPLLHCTMNFVTIPRPDALASCLPR from the exons aTGTCGTGCGCCgtcccggcggcggcggcgggggccaGCGCGCTGTcccggggagcggcggccgAGGGCGGCCAGCAG AGTCGTGAAGAAGATGACAGAAAAgtaaggaggagagaaaaaaatcgAGTTGCTGCACAGAGGAGCCGGAAGaagcaaacacagaaagctGATAAACTTCACGAG GAATATGAATCTCTTGAGCAAGAAAATACCTCCCTGAAAAGAGAAATCGGAAAGCTAACAGATGAAATGAAACACTTGAGTGAAGTGTTGAAGGATCATGAAAAGATCTGTCCACTATTGCACTGCACCATGAACTTTGTGACCATACCAAGGCCTGATGCACTTGCCAGCTGCCTACCAAGATGA